The sequence TGCCTTCGAGCGCGAACGGCATCCAGCCGATACCTGACTCGACGGACACGAACTTCAATTCCGGGAACCGATCACAGATGCCGCCGAAGATGAGCTGGGAGATCGTCCGGGCGTTGTCCATGAAGAACGAGATGCCCATCATCCCGTAGTTGGCCGCCACACCGTTGCTCTCGTGCCCGAAGCCGCTCAGGTCGACCTCGCCCGAGGCGATGTGGAAGTTGATCGGCAGCTTCTTCTCCTGCGCCGACGCCCACAACCGGTCCCAGTAGGGATCGGTCAGCATCGGCAACCCGAAAGCGGCCGGATTCTGCGTGAACACCAGGCCCTTGTGCCCCGCAGCCGCGACACGCTCGACCTCGGCGAGCGTGGCTTCCATGTCCCAGAAGGGCAGGATGCCCACCGGGACGTACCGGCCGGGTGCGAACTGGGCCCACTCGGTGAGGTAGTCGTTGTAGGCGCGGACGCACTCGAGCTGCAACTCGTTGGATCCGTTGGACTGCAGCGTTTTCTGACTGAAGACCGCGACGTTCGGGTACAAGATCTGCGCGTGGATGCCGTAGTCGTCCATGAGTGCCAGGCGCTTGCCCGGATCCCACGAGCGCGGATCGGTGTCGGCGAAGCGCGGAGGGCAGTTCGGCGGGTACTCGTGCCATCCCGCCATCGCCGGGGCCCCGACGGCGCTCATACGGGTACCGGAGACGAACCATGCCTCGTCGCCGCGCTCCTCGTCCCGCCGCACGTGAGGCACGAGGTCGCCCCATTTCTTCGACATCCGGGACGTCCACAGGTCCGGCGGTTCGACGACGTGCGTATCGGTGTCGATGATCTTGATATCTCGAAGGTCGTACACGAGAACTCCTCCTTGTGGAGATCGGGAAGGGAAATTGCGCGAGTGTGCGGCAAGCGCGGCGACTTCGGGTCGCAGCCGGAAAACCTGTCTACGCCGAAAGGTCGGGCCAGTGGGCGAAGACGCTCTACTTGATCGCGCCGGCGATCTTGAGTTCGACGATGTGGTCCCAGTCCAGACCGTGCTCGAGCAGCACCTCGTCGGTGTGCTCTCCGTGGTGCGGGGCGCGCGTCAGCACCGGGCTCTGCCCACCGAAGGAGGTCGGTGCCGTCACCATGTCCAGGGTCCGCCCGTCCTCATACTCGACCGTGCGGACGAGTCCGTTGGCCAGCGCCTGCGGATCCGACAACACGTCGATCGGCTTGCGGAAGACGTCCCACTGTCCTTCCTGCTTGCCGAGAATGTCGGTCCACTCGTCGAGAGTGCGCTGTTCGAAGACCTCGGTCAGGATCGTCGTGCACTCACGGGAATTGCGGGCGCGGTCCTCGAACGTCGCGAAACGCGGGTCGTCGACCAGGTGGGACAGGCCGATCGCCTCGCACAAGCCCGGCCAGAACTTCTGGCTCTGCAGCAGCGCGAGATGGATGTAGCGACCGTCGCCGGTTCGATAGATGTTCGAGACGGGGTTGACCGGGTTGTGCCGGTCCGGATACGGCAACTCGTCGGCGCCGA comes from Rhodococcus sp. B50 and encodes:
- a CDS encoding amidohydrolase family protein, producing the protein MYDLRDIKIIDTDTHVVEPPDLWTSRMSKKWGDLVPHVRRDEERGDEAWFVSGTRMSAVGAPAMAGWHEYPPNCPPRFADTDPRSWDPGKRLALMDDYGIHAQILYPNVAVFSQKTLQSNGSNELQLECVRAYNDYLTEWAQFAPGRYVPVGILPFWDMEATLAEVERVAAAGHKGLVFTQNPAAFGLPMLTDPYWDRLWASAQEKKLPINFHIASGEVDLSGFGHESNGVAANYGMMGISFFMDNARTISQLIFGGICDRFPELKFVSVESGIGWMPFALEGMDWQWRNSGVHKEHPNYELLPSEYFKRQIYGCFWFEQDSARSAIEQLGADNVLYETDYPHPTSMSPGPASDAVRPDDYLRRNFAHLSEADARKILHDNAATLYNLD